A window from Solanum stenotomum isolate F172 chromosome 7, ASM1918654v1, whole genome shotgun sequence encodes these proteins:
- the LOC125871233 gene encoding ras-related protein RABE1a produces the protein MAAPPARARADYDYLIKLLLIGDSGVGKSCLLLRFSDGSFTTSFITTIGIDFKIRTIELDSKRIKLQIWDTAGQERFRTITTAYYRGAMGILLVYDVTDESSFNNIRNWIRNIEQHASDNVNKILVGNKADMDESKRAVPTSKGQALADEYGIKFFETSAKTNMNVEEVFFSIARDIKQRLAESDSKAEPQTIRINQPDQGAGSSQGAQKSACCGS, from the exons ATGGCCGCTCCACCCGCTAGAGCTCGAGCTGATTACGATTACCTCATCAAACTCCTTTTGATCGGCGACAGcg GTGTGGGTAAGAGTTGCCTTCTTTTACGTTTCTCAGATGGCTCCTTTACGACCAGTTTTATCACAACTATTGG TATTGACTTCAAGATAAGGACCATAGAGCTTGACAGTAAACGAATCAAACTGCAAATCTGGGATACTGCTGGTCAGGAGCGGTTCCGAACAATTACAACTG CTTACTACCGTGGAGCCATGGGTATATTGCTGGTGTACGATGTAACTGATGAGTCATCTTTTAACA ACATCAGGAACTGGATAAGAAACATTGAACAGCATGCTTCCGACAATGTCAACAAAATTCTGGTCGGCAACAAGGCTGACATGGATGAAAGCAAAAGG GCTGTTCCTACATCCAAGGGTCAAGCACTTGCTGATGAATATGGCATTAAATTCTTTGAAACT AGTGCCAAAACAAATATGAATGTTGAGGAGGTTTTCTTTTCCATAGCTCGGGATATAAAACAAAGGCTTGCCGAATCTGACTCAAAGGCTGAG CCTCAGACCATCAGGATAAATCAACCGGACCAGGGAGCAGGATCTTCACAAGGCGCCCAAAAATCAGCTTGCTGTGGTTCTTAA